From the genome of Desulfobaccales bacterium:
CCGCCGGGACCAGGGGTCGCAGACCCCTGCCCCCTCTCCCAAGCCCTCTCCCCCAACCCCTTATTGGGGGGGTGAGGAGGGGAGTCTGAGGGGAGGGTGGGAGAGCCAGGCTCCCCCCTTCCTCCCCTCAGTTTACAGGACCCAGCTCAGGATGAGCCGGGCCACTTGCAGGTAGATAAAGACCCCCAGGATATCCACCAAGGTAGTGATAAGGGGGGCGGAGATCAAGGCCGGGTCTAGGCCGAATTTATGGAACACCAGAGGCCAAACGCTGCCGGCCAGGGTGGCGAAGGTGGAGATGGCCACCAGACTCAGGCCCACGGTCAAAGCTACCCAGCCGTTGCCCTGGAGCCAGTAGGCCCAGCCGGTGACCAGCGTGGCCAAGAGACACCCCAGAAGCAGGCCGGTGCTCACTTCTCTGAGGATGAGGGTGAGGGCGTTCTTGCGGGTGACCTCCTGCAGGGCCAAGCCCCGGACGAAGACAGTGGAGGTCTGGGAGCCGATGTTGCCGCCGCTGCCGATCAGAAGCGGAATGAAGGCCGTCAGGGCGATGACCGACTCCAGGAGCTGGGATTGGCGAAGGATCAGGCTGCCGGTGACGGTGTTGGCCACCAGAAGCAGAAGCAGCCAGCCCACCCGGTTGCGAGCCAGGGTGACGATGCCGGTCTTGAAGTAATTCTGCTCCGGCACCTGCACCGCGCCCAGGCGGTAGATGTCCTCGGTGGCCTCCTCCTGGAGAATGTCCAGGATGTCGTCGTGGGTGACGATGCCCACCAGGCGGTGTTCCCGGTCCACCACCGGCAGGGCCAGGAGGTCGTATTTCTGCATCTTGCGGGCCACCTCCTCCTGGTCCTCGTCGGTCACGGCATAGATGACCTCCCGCTCCATGATGTCGGCCACCCGGGTGCTCGGGTCGGCCAGCACCAGTTGCCTCAAAGAGACGATGCCCTGCAGCCGCCTCTGCTCATCTTTGACGTAGCAGTAATAGATGGTCTCCTTGTCCAGGCCCACCCGACGGATGCGCTCCAGGGCCTCCGCGGCGGTGTAGGAGCCTTTGAGGTCGATATACTCCGGGGTCATGATGCCCCCGGCCGTGTCCTCCTTATAGCCCAAAAGGAGCAGGGTGGCCTGGCGCTCTTCCGGGGTCAAAAGGGAGAGGAGCCGTTTGGCCACCTTGGCAGGGAGCTCATCCAACAAGTCGGCCCGGTCGTCCGGGGACATGTTCTCCACGAGGTGGCGCACCTGCTCGGTCTTGAAGCTCTCCAGGAGGGCCTGCTGGTCCTCCACCGGCAGGTATTCGAACACCGCCACGGCGTGGTCTTTGTCCAGGAGGCGAAAGAGCAGAGCCCGCTCCGGCGCCGGGAACTCGCTGATGATCCCGGCCACGTCCACCGGGTTCATGGGGCGCAAAAGCGCCTTCACCCGGTCCCAGTGCTGCTCTTTCAGTTCTGCCTGGATTTCGGCAAGGATCTCTTCCACAGATCCCCCTTACCGGTGCTCGGCCTTGGCTGCTCCGGGCTCCAAATAGATGATT
Proteins encoded in this window:
- the mgtE gene encoding magnesium transporter, which gives rise to MEEILAEIQAELKEQHWDRVKALLRPMNPVDVAGIISEFPAPERALLFRLLDKDHAVAVFEYLPVEDQQALLESFKTEQVRHLVENMSPDDRADLLDELPAKVAKRLLSLLTPEERQATLLLLGYKEDTAGGIMTPEYIDLKGSYTAAEALERIRRVGLDKETIYYCYVKDEQRRLQGIVSLRQLVLADPSTRVADIMEREVIYAVTDEDQEEVARKMQKYDLLALPVVDREHRLVGIVTHDDILDILQEEATEDIYRLGAVQVPEQNYFKTGIVTLARNRVGWLLLLLVANTVTGSLILRQSQLLESVIALTAFIPLLIGSGGNIGSQTSTVFVRGLALQEVTRKNALTLILREVSTGLLLGCLLATLVTGWAYWLQGNGWVALTVGLSLVAISTFATLAGSVWPLVFHKFGLDPALISAPLITTLVDILGVFIYLQVARLILSWVL